Proteins from one Acidobacteriota bacterium genomic window:
- a CDS encoding terminase → MSMPELTPEQYRAALRNDFCTFAERSFLELNPATDFARNWHIDVIAHELERCRLGETRRLIINLPPRSLKSHCASIVFPAWLMAHNPSAQIICASYAQDLADKHAIDCRALINSDFYRQIFPTRLSPEKRSVADFLTTARGSRKATSVGGVLTGRGADFIIIDDPLQPDKALSDTRRKAVNDWYDNTLVSRLNHKLTGCIILVMQRLHEDDLVGHVLDVERRQAIDIEPKWKVVRFPAIAEEDERYEVPRLSKTLLYTRRKGEVLHREREPMEVLEQLRETQGEYTFAGQYQQSPAPLGGGLVKLRWFKTYTEAELPEKFDFFFQSWDTANKASELSDYSVCTTWGAIRTPCGSGGSSSPASGGGTGGRLYLRDVYRARLEYPELKRVVRAHAALWEAKNVLIEDKASGTQLCQELIQEGMQSIKKCQSKLDKGTRMLTVTPTIENGFVYLPERAPWLSQYVHELVTFPNGKHDDQADSTSQALDWIKSHLFEPAITVYYREEVLTKWRKGYIRWDELSPFIQKYIIDNGLEGPRPGGQQPGGSSD, encoded by the coding sequence ATGTCTATGCCCGAACTCACTCCCGAACAATATCGTGCTGCGCTGCGCAACGATTTCTGCACGTTTGCCGAGCGCAGTTTTTTGGAACTCAATCCTGCAACCGACTTCGCGCGCAATTGGCATATCGACGTTATCGCGCACGAGCTCGAACGCTGCCGGCTGGGCGAGACGCGGCGGCTCATCATCAACCTGCCGCCGCGTTCGCTTAAGTCGCATTGCGCGTCCATCGTCTTTCCCGCATGGCTGATGGCGCACAATCCGAGCGCGCAAATCATCTGCGCCAGCTACGCGCAGGACCTCGCCGACAAGCACGCCATCGATTGCCGCGCGCTGATCAACAGCGACTTCTACCGCCAGATTTTTCCCACGCGGCTGTCGCCGGAAAAACGCTCGGTGGCAGACTTTCTCACCACCGCGCGCGGATCGCGCAAAGCAACGTCAGTAGGCGGCGTGCTCACCGGACGCGGCGCCGACTTCATCATCATCGACGATCCGCTGCAGCCCGATAAGGCGCTCTCCGACACGCGCCGCAAAGCCGTGAATGATTGGTACGACAACACGCTGGTCAGCCGCCTCAATCACAAGCTCACCGGCTGCATCATCCTGGTCATGCAGCGCCTGCACGAGGACGACCTCGTCGGCCACGTGCTCGATGTCGAGCGCCGCCAGGCCATCGACATCGAACCGAAATGGAAGGTCGTGCGCTTTCCCGCCATCGCGGAGGAAGACGAGCGCTACGAAGTCCCGCGCCTTTCAAAGACTCTGCTTTATACCCGGCGCAAAGGCGAGGTGCTCCATCGCGAAAGAGAGCCGATGGAAGTCCTCGAGCAACTGCGCGAGACGCAAGGCGAGTACACCTTTGCCGGACAGTATCAGCAATCTCCTGCGCCATTAGGCGGAGGTTTGGTAAAGCTTCGCTGGTTCAAGACCTACACCGAGGCTGAGCTTCCCGAGAAATTCGACTTCTTCTTCCAAAGCTGGGACACGGCCAACAAAGCCAGCGAGCTGAGCGATTACAGCGTCTGCACCACCTGGGGCGCAATCAGAACCCCCTGCGGTAGCGGGGGGAGCAGTTCGCCTGCTAGCGGCGGGGGCACTGGCGGCCGCCTCTACCTGCGCGACGTCTATCGCGCACGGCTGGAATATCCCGAATTGAAACGCGTGGTTAGAGCGCACGCCGCCCTATGGGAGGCGAAGAACGTGCTGATCGAAGACAAAGCCTCGGGGACGCAACTTTGCCAGGAGCTGATCCAGGAAGGCATGCAAAGCATCAAGAAGTGCCAGTCAAAGCTGGACAAAGGGACGCGTATGCTCACCGTTACCCCAACCATCGAGAACGGCTTTGTCTACCTGCCGGAGCGCGCTCCCTGGCTTTCCCAATATGTGCACGAGCTGGTGACGTTCCCAAATGGGAAACATGACGACCAGGCAGACTCCACCTCACAGGCGCTCGACTGGATCAAGAGCCACCTGTTCGAGCCGGCAATTACCGTGTACTACCGCGAAGAGGTCCTGACGAAGTGGCGCAAGGGATATATAAGATGGGACGAACTATCGCCTTTCATACAAAAGTACAT